The Microcoleus sp. bin38.metabat.b11b12b14.051 genome segment TTAAATGGAACAAAGTCTATAAACTTGTTAAGAATCTACGACAACGAATCTTTCGTGCTAGAAAACTTGGTAACTTCAAGACTCTACGGAGTCTACAAAAGTTAATGCAACGAAGCTACGCAAACTTATTATTATCTGTTCGACGTATCACTCAGACCAACAAAGGTAAAGCAACGGCAGGAATTGACAAAGAAATAATCAATACCCCAGCGCAACGAGTGACCCTGGTAAATACTTGGAAAGGAGAAATCCCTCAACCAACCAGACGGGTAGAGATACCGAAGCCCAATGGTAAGAAACGACCGCTCGGAATCCCAACCGTGCGCGACAGAATCGAACAAGCAATAATAAAGAATTCACTAGAACCTGAATGGGAAGCCATGTTTGAGCCTAATTCCTATGGATTCAGACCAGGCAGAAGTTGTCAAGATGCAATTGTGCAAAATGTCAATAGACTATTACACAAACAACAAGGCAGTAATGACAAATGGGTTTTAGAAGCAGACCTTCGAGGATTCTTCGATAATATTGCTCATGAATCCATCCTCAATATGATTAACAACTTCCCTAAAAGAAGCTTAATTCAAGGATGGTTAAAAGCTGGATTCTTCTTTGAAGGGAAATACAATCCCACAGAGAAAGGCACACCACAAGGGGGCGTAATCTCGCCATTGCTAGCCAATATAGGATTGCATGGACTAGAAACTCATTTAAAGTCCACCAACCCGAAATTAGGTGTGGTTCGATATGCTGACGACTTTATCGTCACAGCTAGAGACAAAGGGAGTCTCGAACAAACCCAACTCCAGATTCAGCAATGGTTATCAGAAAGAGGACTAGAACTAAGCGAGGAGAAAACGTGTATAACGTCAATGGCAGAAGGTTTCGATTTTCTTGGATTTAACCATCGCCACTACAATGGTAAGCTTTATGTCAAGCCATCTCAACAAAAAGTCTTAGACTTCTGTAGACGGATTGGCAAAGAAATAAAAGTTATGAATGGAGCCAAACAAGAAGAACTAATCGCCAAACTAAATCCGATTCTCCGAGGTTTTGCTAATTATTACAAAGGTCAAGTTAGTAAAGAAACCTTCGGCTACATATCATCAAGAGTGTGGCAATACCTTTGGCGTTGGGCGAAGCGTAGACATCCCAACAAAAACTCAAAATGGGTTTATAAAAGCTACTTCAAGACTATAAATGGTGTTAAATGGATATTTGCTTGTAATGTAAGCAACCGCTATGATAAAGAAATAATCATGTCTCTATATCCCATAGCATATACCCCCATAGAACGCCATGTTAAAGTCGCAGGAACAGCTAGCCCAGATGACCCCTCGCTACAAGAATATTGGGACAAAAGAAACCAAAAATTGGGCAAATCCTACTGGGCAAAAGGTAGCAAATACTATCTAGTAGCACAAAATCAAAATTGGAAATGCCCAGTCTGCGGACAGTCTCTATTTAATAGCGAGGAAATCGAAACCCACCACATAGTACCTGTTGCTCAGGGCGGCTTAGACGACATAAGCAATCTTCAGCACCTACACACACCGTGTCACAAACAGGTACATATAAAAACCAAGACAACTAGCTTGAAGTAAGGCTTGAGCCGGATGAGTTGGAAACTCTCATGTCCGGTTCTTAGGGGAGGGGAGAACGGTGACGCTCGAACCTTACCCTACAGTGAACCGTATTGAGCTATAGGAGTTCTCAACTTTCGTGAGGTACTGGCCATTTTTTTTACCTTTTCCCCAATTACCACTCTGTAGCACCCACTAGAGCATTGCTATATAGCCTGCATCGCATACATGAGGTACAACTTGAGGTTTAAGATTTAAGATTTTCCATTGTTCGACTTCAGATTAGCCCTGCGGCTCCCCGAGCCGCCTTCGGATTGAGGAACTGTTAATTAATTGGTGAATACCTCATCTTTCTCAGAATTTCTAGATCGCTGTATCCATAACTTTTGTTTCTCGCATACAAAGTTATCCACAATTAACTGGCAATTATCATAGTGTGTTTTCTGTGGCTTCCTAGTATCATTTGTTACAACTTCCGCTACCAAGCTCCCCCCTTAGGTATTTTCTACTCAGACCGTCGCCCCGTCAATTCCGTGTCGCCTTCAGAAATCGCATCAGTTGAACCCGATGGGTACGGATAAGACTTCACCTCGGTCTGTCCCCCTGAAGGCTTCCACCACCCAATCCATCTCTGCAACACGCACTTCACGAGAGCTTAACGCCAAGTCAGAGGACTAACTCAGATTCAGCACCCTAATATAAAGAAATATTAAGAAAAATTGACGCTTCACATTTTATGTGAGAATCATAAAGATATGATAAAGTTCATGAGTCTGCCAAGTATTTTTTAACATTGTGTGGCAAAATATAAGTGTAATTACGTATATCCCGAGTAGGACAATCTGGGGCTGGCAAGTTCACTAAATTCCTGCTGTGTTGGCGGGGTGATACAATTTTGCCAGTTTTAGAGAAAACGGTTGCTATGAATCAGCAAATATCAGCTCAATCGCAAAAACTGTTACTCCAAATTGGTAGAAAGATTCGTCGAAGTTTGGATCTCGATGCCATTTGGGAGCAAACCGTAAATAGTCTGGGACAAACACTAGGTGCCAACCGCTGCATCATTTGTCCTTATCAAGGTTCTAACCTCCAAGTCAAAGTAGCTGCTGAATACTGTCAAGAACCATTTCTACCCATGCTGGGAATAGAAATCTCGCTGAGATCAGCACCTCATATAGTTCAAGCTCTAGCCACCCTCGAACCGGTGGTAATAGATGGTTTTCAAACCGACGATCCTTTTGAACGAAACTCGGTGCTAGTGGTGGCTACGGCTTATCAACAACAACCTAATGGTATAATTAGCTTGCATCGGTGCGAGAAGGGAGTGTCGGGGAATGGTAAGACCGATCAACCTTGGACTGAATGCCAGATCGAATTCGCACAAGAACTTGCCGATCAAGTCGGAAGCGCGATCGCCCTGGCCACCCTCTACCAGCAAAACAGCCAGCGATCACAAGAAATATCTCAGCTCAAAAAGCAATTTTTGATGACGGCATCCCACGAGATTCGCACTCCCTTAAATCACATCATTGGCTATCTTCAACTAACCGTAGATGATATGGCCGACGATCCAGTAGAGGAGAGAAGTTTTATCCAAGAAGCTCACCGTTCGGCTCTCCACCTTTCCAAGGTAATTGGTAATGTCTTAGATTGCATTCAGGTAACTGAGGCTTGCCAAGCCCACGCAGAGTTAGCCGAGTTGAGAAGTCAGGAAGAATCTCAGCAACAGTCAAAATTGAAGCAGCATCTGTAAAAAGTTGGCTGTTTAGCGTGCAGACAAGTCTTGTGCCTAGAAAAGCCGACATTTGCATCTATGGATGGCATTTAGAAATTCGGCAGCGGGTTAAAAACTATTTTTAGGTCATAACGGTTTACTAGAGTAGGGCCTACCGATTACTTCAAGTACCATCCGGGTGTGTTTTTCATATTATTTGCGTCGCCAGACACCGATTCAATAGGTTTGAGTGTTCCGAATCCAAGTTTCCATAAAGCTCACACAGTTAAAGTCCTGACTGCCAACCTACAACACTTATTTTAAGTGAAACGAACTCGCCAGCAAAACATCGCTGTGCAAGGATTTTTTAATTTTTAACTTGTACTCAATAGCCCTACTTATCGCTATTTTTCTTGGGGATTTTGGAAGGGCTGACATAGCGCGCCCAAAAAGGTTCTTCCATATTTTTGAGTGCGGCTAGTTTTTGACGTTCCTCCTCTATCCGCTTGCGTTCAGAAAGGTCTGAAAAGATGTTGATAGTGCCGAGGATATCGCCGCCAGGATCTCGCACGGGTGCGGCCCACATCCAAACATTGATCGAACTACCATCTTTTTTCAACAAACACACTTCCAAACCATTTTGCAGTTTGCCATTACACGCAGACTTCAGCACCCCGTAAAAATCCTGCTTTTGTCCTTCCAGAATATTCTGTAAAGGTTGCCCCAACACCTCAGCGGCAGTCCAGCCAAAAAGTTCTTCAGCGGCGCGGTTCCACGCCACAGCGGTGCCGTCATTGCCGATACAGTTAACCGCCAGCGGCGCCGATGCGATCTGGGCTTGCGAAACTTCATTCGCCAGTTGCAGCTTCAATTGTACTTGCTGGCGATCGGTAATTTCCTGACAAACGCCCCACAAACGGACAACCCGCCCTTCAGTTTTGTCCCAAACCGCTTGCCATGAATCCCGCACCCAGCGCACTTGGTTTTGGCGATCGATAATGCGATACTCGTTGGCTCCCGTGCGGCTAAAAGTACAACCTTCTAATTGTTTAATTAAGATTTCCCTGTCGTCAGGATGAACGAGTTCCAAGCTCCACCAACCAGAGGATTTTAATTGTTTCGGAAGGCTGCCAGTGCAGCGCTCAAAAGCTTCTGTAGCCCACTCTGGGGCGAACTTACCGTCTGGCAGTACCTGCCAAGAATAGGCAAAATCCGAAGTAATTTGCGATATAACTTTGTAGTGCGATTCCGACTCCCGGATTGCGATTTCTGCTTGCTTGCGTTCCCCGATTTCGCGCGAATCGATCAGAATTCCCTGCAAGCTAGAATCGTGAAGCAAACTGTTACCGATCGACTCCAAGTAGATCCAAGAACCGTCAGCGTGACGTTTGCGATATTCGATCGGTTTCCCAACTCCGGGATTTTCTAGCAGCTTACCAAAATAATAGCGCCAAGCCAGCAAATCGTCTGGATGGATTAACTCGCCGTGAAACTTGCCAATTCTTTCTTCTGAATTGTAACCCAAAATCCGCTCTAGAGCTGCGCTGTGGTATTTTACTCGCCCGTCGGAGCCGATAATACTAATTATATCGGGAGAATTCCGCAGGGCTGTTTGCAGTTTAGCTTCGCTTTTAGTCAATGCTAGATTGTCCCGGCGGTGCTGGCTGATTTCTTTGTCCAACTGCTCCTGTAGCTTTCTGAGTTGCGTTGTTTGCTGCGCCACAGTGCGTTCCAACAGGTGATTGGTTTTTTCTAGTTCAACCAGCTTGGCTGCTTTGCTGGTGGCGCTTTCAAACTGGCTGCTCGCTGCCATTTCCTGCAAACTATTTGATAGCTCTTCCACAGCTTTTTTTAAAATTGCCTGTTGGAAGGGCGGCAAGTCTCTAACTTGTTCCTGCAACCTTTCTAAATGTTTGTAGACTGATTCTAGCATTTTATTAATGGGAGTTTTATCTAATAGTTGCTAAAGGTGCAACCCTTCATTCAGTTGACAGTTGACCAGGCACAGTTGACAGTTGATAGCCACAAAAGCGCAGTCGTTGGATTGACAGTTGACGATTCACAGAAGATCCCGCTCGCCTATCACAGGGTTGACATCGACCTCTACCTGGAACCAAGAGGATGGGAGTAACGAACAGTCTGATTTTAATTTCTCCCTACAATTGATTCGCTTTCAACCAATCCTTTCTGGTAACAAGCCAATACCAGTTTTTTTTAAGATAACCCATAACTAAAACTGCTGTAGGACGATCGACCGCGATCGATATAGCAGTTCTCAGAAAGATGAGGTATTAATCCCTCAATCCCTCAATCCCTCAATCCCCCAATCTAAAATCTAAAATCTAAAATCTAAAATCAGAACCTGTACCTCACCTTTTTGACAAAGGCTATACCTCCAGCCATTTCGTCACTTGACGATCGGATCGTAGCAACCAATACATGACAGTAGATTTTTGTGGCGATCGAACAAAAACCCACTAGCACCATCTGTCCAAACCCACAGGCGAGATTCGGAAACCCGCCTGTGCGCTGAACTCCGCGCCCGAAGCGGTTAAGCTAAACTAGATGGGTGTTAAATAGAAAGAGAGATTTATGACAGAGCCAGCTAACGCTCGCGATTTATTTCGCGCTGCTTACGAACACCGTTACACCTGGGATGCCAACTTTCCCGGTTACAGCGCCGATATTGAACTCAAACAAGGCGACGAAGTATATACGGGTCATGTTTCCATAAAACCAGACATGACAGTAGAAGTCAGCGGTATTGCAGATGAGGAAGTAAAGCAGAGCGTTTACACCCAAATGCGGGACATTGTTACCCATCGGAAGCGCTCATCATTTGAACAATCTCACGGCAAAAATACTTTCACCTTGGGCGAGAAGGACAGCACCGAGGCTGTGGATATTTTAGTCCAAGGCGACTCAATGGGGTCGAACTATAAAATCCGAGGTCTGTCCATTTCTCAAGTCAGCCGTGTGATGGGCCGCATGGCATTCGTAATTGACACGCACAAAAGCTTAGAGACACCCGAAGGTTCTTTGGCGAGTCACTACGATGCCGTTTTCCGCAACCCCCAAACCAACGAAATCGTCAGAGAACTCGAATTTGAAGATACCTTTGACAAAATAGGCGACTACTATGTGATGACCAATCAAGTAGTGCGATCGAAAGAAAAAGGTCAACTGACAACAACCGAGTTTAACTATTCCAACGTCAAACTGCTAGAACCAGCAGTAGTTTAACCTTACAGGGTAGGGTGCCCGACAAGTCGCGCACCCTACCGATCGAAGTTGTGCGTGCAACACGGCTGTATTTTGCAGCAACTCAGGATACGATCGAACCTAACAAACAGCAAAAAATCATCACAAAGGCAAAAAAATATGACGACACTAGCACTAACCAGAGATAACGTCGAAACAGTTCTCGATGAAATGCGCCCCTACCTGATCTCCGATGGCGGCAACGTCGAACTCGTAGAAATCGACGGCCCGGTAGTACACCTGAGACTGCAAGGAGCTTGCGGCTCTTGCCCCAGTTCCACCATGACCCTGAGAATGGGCATTGAACGCCGCCTGCGCGAGGCTATCCCTGAAATTTCTGAAGTCGAACAGGTAATGTAGCCCGGTAGTGAGTAATTCACCAAAGAAGGAGACGGAAGCCCCAAGCTAAAGACACGGGAAGCTACTCTGCTGCTGTTTCAACCGCCCAAGCACAGCAAAACAAGATCGAATTAAGCATAATTGCCATGCCTCTTGTACTGGTAGTTGTTTTTGAGCCTGTAGAGGCGAATTGTCCACAGCTTTAAGACTAAGATTATGGTCTTAGCAATCCCCTTGCCTTTTCAGGCGAGGGAGATGCCAAAGCACTCTATAGCAATCCGATGTGAGTCTCAAAAGATAACGACACCTTGTCTTGCTATACTCCTTCTCTGGCAAGCATTCGAGGTTTTCCATATCTAGAAAATCAATTAGGATTGCTATATCAATACTTTTGACAGTTTTTTAACGACCCCATAAGCCAGAAAGAGCAAATTCTGCCATTTTTAATGTTTTTTTGAAAGTTAGCACTCTTACTCAAACTTTCAAAAAACAGTCCACAATAGAGCCAGTATGAATTTGGGGAACGAAGTAGAATTTATTGGAAAGTTGCACAAGACTTAACTACCTCATTCATAACTAATTACCAATGTCACACCCTCTCTACGTCGCCTTTATTTGGCACCAGCACCAGCCTTTGTATAAATCTCGGGCATCCGCGGCTGGGTCAGACATTAGTTCCAGGTCAAACTCGCCGAGCTTGCAGTCACCAAAATTTGACCCCCAAGCAGATAGCTACCGACTGCCTTGGGTGCGCTTGCACGGAGTCAAAGACTACTTAGATTTAGTGCTGATTCTGACCAAATATCCGAAACTGCATCAAACAGTAAATCTGGTTCCGTCCTTGATTTTGCAGATAGAAGATTGCATCGCAGACAAAGCATTAGACCCTTACTTGGCGGTAACACTAAAGCCAGCGGAAACCTTAAGTAGCCAAGAACAAGAATTTATTTTACAGCACTTTTTTGACGCCAATTACCACACCCTAATTCAGCCACATCCCCGCTACGATCAACTCTACACTCAGCGGCAAGAAAAAGGCATTCAGTGGTGTTTGGCAAACTGGAAGTTGCAGGATTATGCCGACTTGTTGGCGTGGCACAATTTAGCTTGGATCGATCCGCTGTTTTGGGACGATCCCCAGATTGCAGGCTGGCTGAAACAAGGACAAAATTTCAATCTGGCAGACCGAGAAAATATCTACTCAAAACAAAAAGAAATCCTCGCCAGAATCATTCCCCAGCACCGTAAAATGCAAGCAGAGGGACAGTTGGAAGTCTCCACAACTCCCTATACGCACCCGATTTTACCGCTGCTGGCTGACACCAACGGCGGCCGCATAGCTATTCCCAACATGACGCTGCCACAACATCGGTTTCAGTGGGCAGAAGATATTCCCAGACACTTGAGAAAAGCCTGGGATATGTATCAAGACAGATTTGAGTGTCAACCGCGGGGTTTGTGGCCGTCGGAACAAGCAGTCAGCCCGGAAATTTTGCCGTATATTGCCAAACAAGGCTTTAAATGGATTGTCTCGGATGAGGCAGTATTGGGGTGGACAATTAAACACTTTTTCAACCGGGATGGGGCGGGGAATGTCTGCGAACCAGAATTGTTATATCGCCCTTACCGTTTAGAAACTCCTGATGGCGATTTGGCGATCGTATTTCGAGATCACCGATTGTCTGATTTGATTGGGTTTACCTACAGTTCCATGGAACCGAGAAAAGCAGCGTCAGATTTGGTGGGACACTTAGAGGCGATCGGCAGAACTCTCAAACACCGACAGTCAAGCGGCCAAACAGCTTTAGAAAATCCCTGGTTGGTGACGATCGCCCTAGACGGCGAAAATTGCTGGGAATTCTATCCCCAAGACGGCAAACCGTTCTTAGAATCGCTCTATGAAACCCTCAGCCACAATCCAGATATCAAATTAGTCACCGTCTCGGAATTTCTCGACCAATTCCCCGCCACCGAAACAATACCCGCCGCCCAACTGCACACAGGTTCTTGGGTAGACGGTTCCCTGACAACTTGGATCGGCGATCCGGCAAAAAATCGCGCTTGGGACTTGTTAGAGCCGGCGAGACAACTGCTCGCCAACCATCCGGAGGCCACAGAAGAAAGCAATCCCGAAGCTTGGGAAGCCCTGTATGCAGCCGAAGGTTCTGACTGGTTTTGGTGGTTTGGCGAAGGCCACACCTCAAACCAAGATGCCATGTTTGACCAGCTCTTCCGCGAACACGTAGCCGCAATTTATCAAGGTCTGGGCGAGCCTGTACCGCCGTCGGTGCTGCGGCAAGTAGAGGCCCACGAGGTTCAAGGCGACCACCTGCCGCTGAGCTTTATTCACCCGATTATCGACGGTATCGGCAACGAACAGGATTGGGACAAAGCCGGTCGGATTGAAGTTGGGGGAGCCCGGGGTACGATGCACCGGAGTTCGGCAATTCAGCGGCTGTGGTACGGGGTTGACCACTTGAATTTTTACCTGCGTGTTGACTTCAATGCTGGAGTGCGCCCGGGTATTGATTGCCCGCCGCAGTTAAATTTGTTCTGGTTTTATCCCGATCGCACGATGCAAAACAGTCTGATTCCGCTGTCGGATTTGCCCGACGAAGCACCGCTCAACTATCGATTCCACCATCAGTTAGAGATTAATTTGCTGACGAAATCGATTTGGTTTCAGGAAGCAGGAGAGCGCGATGAGTGGCATCCCCGCATCAGCCGCGCCCAAGTGGGATTGGATAAATGTTTGGAGGTAGCAGTACCCTGGGCGGATTTGCAGATTCTGCCCGACTGGCAAATGAGGCTGGTTGCGGTTTTATCTTCCGGGGAGCGCTATTCTACCTCTATGCCCGAAGATGGTTTGATTGCGATCGGGATGCCGTAGTCATTGGTCAGTTGTCATTAGTTATTGGTCAGTGGTCAGTGGACAGTTGGCAGTTGGCAGTGGACAGTTGGCCGTTGGCAGTGGGCAGTTGTCAGTGGACAGTCGGCAGTTGGCAGGCGAATTCGGAAAATTTTACCAAAAAAAATTGGTTGAAAGGCTCTCCCTTGTAAGGAGAAATTCAAAGCAGACGATTCATTGCTCCAATTGTCTTCCTTGCAGGTAGAGGTCGCCCGGATGCCGTCAACTGTCCACTGCCAAGTCCCAACTGTCCACTGTCAAATGTCCACTGTCAAATGACTAATGTCCACTGTCAAATGACTAATGACCAATGACCTGTTTGAACAATGACCTGTTTGAACAATGACCAATGACTAACATACGGGATAAAAGTATAATTTTTACCTTAAATGCTCGCTATACATAAGTAAAAACCCGATAGTGACAGTTGAGGGCGATCGATTCGGGTAATATTTTTTGCCGAGATTGCCTGCTGGCGGGCGCTGCAAGCGCTAGAAACGGCTCTAGTGGAACTGGTGGCAGGGTATAATTACCCTGAGGTCGTATTTGAGATCAGTCATTGTTTGACCTCACAAACAATTAAAATTTAAGAAGTATAAATTTTTTTTAACTTCTGCCTTCAGCTTCTGTTGATGGCTAGCTC includes the following:
- a CDS encoding GAF domain-containing protein, with translation MNQQISAQSQKLLLQIGRKIRRSLDLDAIWEQTVNSLGQTLGANRCIICPYQGSNLQVKVAAEYCQEPFLPMLGIEISLRSAPHIVQALATLEPVVIDGFQTDDPFERNSVLVVATAYQQQPNGIISLHRCEKGVSGNGKTDQPWTECQIEFAQELADQVGSAIALATLYQQNSQRSQEISQLKKQFLMTASHEIRTPLNHIIGYLQLTVDDMADDPVEERSFIQEAHRSALHLSKVIGNVLDCIQVTEACQAHAELAELRSQEESQQQSKLKQHL
- a CDS encoding DUF3386 domain-containing protein, giving the protein MTEPANARDLFRAAYEHRYTWDANFPGYSADIELKQGDEVYTGHVSIKPDMTVEVSGIADEEVKQSVYTQMRDIVTHRKRSSFEQSHGKNTFTLGEKDSTEAVDILVQGDSMGSNYKIRGLSISQVSRVMGRMAFVIDTHKSLETPEGSLASHYDAVFRNPQTNEIVRELEFEDTFDKIGDYYVMTNQVVRSKEKGQLTTTEFNYSNVKLLEPAVV
- a CDS encoding glycoside hydrolase, which produces MSHPLYVAFIWHQHQPLYKSRASAAGSDISSRSNSPSLQSPKFDPQADSYRLPWVRLHGVKDYLDLVLILTKYPKLHQTVNLVPSLILQIEDCIADKALDPYLAVTLKPAETLSSQEQEFILQHFFDANYHTLIQPHPRYDQLYTQRQEKGIQWCLANWKLQDYADLLAWHNLAWIDPLFWDDPQIAGWLKQGQNFNLADRENIYSKQKEILARIIPQHRKMQAEGQLEVSTTPYTHPILPLLADTNGGRIAIPNMTLPQHRFQWAEDIPRHLRKAWDMYQDRFECQPRGLWPSEQAVSPEILPYIAKQGFKWIVSDEAVLGWTIKHFFNRDGAGNVCEPELLYRPYRLETPDGDLAIVFRDHRLSDLIGFTYSSMEPRKAASDLVGHLEAIGRTLKHRQSSGQTALENPWLVTIALDGENCWEFYPQDGKPFLESLYETLSHNPDIKLVTVSEFLDQFPATETIPAAQLHTGSWVDGSLTTWIGDPAKNRAWDLLEPARQLLANHPEATEESNPEAWEALYAAEGSDWFWWFGEGHTSNQDAMFDQLFREHVAAIYQGLGEPVPPSVLRQVEAHEVQGDHLPLSFIHPIIDGIGNEQDWDKAGRIEVGGARGTMHRSSAIQRLWYGVDHLNFYLRVDFNAGVRPGIDCPPQLNLFWFYPDRTMQNSLIPLSDLPDEAPLNYRFHHQLEINLLTKSIWFQEAGERDEWHPRISRAQVGLDKCLEVAVPWADLQILPDWQMRLVAVLSSGERYSTSMPEDGLIAIGMP
- a CDS encoding NifU family protein, which encodes MTTLALTRDNVETVLDEMRPYLISDGGNVELVEIDGPVVHLRLQGACGSCPSSTMTLRMGIERRLREAIPEISEVEQVM
- the ltrA gene encoding group II intron reverse transcriptase/maturase, whose product is MSTNRLRKQLKDWSHIKWNKVYKLVKNLRQRIFRARKLGNFKTLRSLQKLMQRSYANLLLSVRRITQTNKGKATAGIDKEIINTPAQRVTLVNTWKGEIPQPTRRVEIPKPNGKKRPLGIPTVRDRIEQAIIKNSLEPEWEAMFEPNSYGFRPGRSCQDAIVQNVNRLLHKQQGSNDKWVLEADLRGFFDNIAHESILNMINNFPKRSLIQGWLKAGFFFEGKYNPTEKGTPQGGVISPLLANIGLHGLETHLKSTNPKLGVVRYADDFIVTARDKGSLEQTQLQIQQWLSERGLELSEEKTCITSMAEGFDFLGFNHRHYNGKLYVKPSQQKVLDFCRRIGKEIKVMNGAKQEELIAKLNPILRGFANYYKGQVSKETFGYISSRVWQYLWRWAKRRHPNKNSKWVYKSYFKTINGVKWIFACNVSNRYDKEIIMSLYPIAYTPIERHVKVAGTASPDDPSLQEYWDKRNQKLGKSYWAKGSKYYLVAQNQNWKCPVCGQSLFNSEEIETHHIVPVAQGGLDDISNLQHLHTPCHKQVHIKTKTTSLK
- a CDS encoding PAS domain S-box protein; this translates as MLESVYKHLERLQEQVRDLPPFQQAILKKAVEELSNSLQEMAASSQFESATSKAAKLVELEKTNHLLERTVAQQTTQLRKLQEQLDKEISQHRRDNLALTKSEAKLQTALRNSPDIISIIGSDGRVKYHSAALERILGYNSEERIGKFHGELIHPDDLLAWRYYFGKLLENPGVGKPIEYRKRHADGSWIYLESIGNSLLHDSSLQGILIDSREIGERKQAEIAIRESESHYKVISQITSDFAYSWQVLPDGKFAPEWATEAFERCTGSLPKQLKSSGWWSLELVHPDDREILIKQLEGCTFSRTGANEYRIIDRQNQVRWVRDSWQAVWDKTEGRVVRLWGVCQEITDRQQVQLKLQLANEVSQAQIASAPLAVNCIGNDGTAVAWNRAAEELFGWTAAEVLGQPLQNILEGQKQDFYGVLKSACNGKLQNGLEVCLLKKDGSSINVWMWAAPVRDPGGDILGTINIFSDLSERKRIEEERQKLAALKNMEEPFWARYVSPSKIPKKNSDK